One genomic window of Prochlorococcus sp. MIT 0801 includes the following:
- a CDS encoding iron-containing alcohol dehydrogenase family protein — MLTTKHSISPSNVIRGEGAWLKSLDLIAKLCKKPLIIGRSSSTKKIRTSFKNDLLLKGLQSISIDLEYDCCEIDIQNAYLISKNNHCDGIIAAGGGKVLDAGKLIADLLGINCITVPLSASTCAGWTALSNIYTPDGKFVKDVTLKSCPNLLIFDHKIVRAAPPRTLASGMADAVAKWYESSLTSSSSQDGFVQQAVQMARVLRDQLFLNGHKAFLDPLSNSWETVAEGCALTAGIIGGLGGSRCRTAAAHPIHNGLTQLTYTNKPLHGELVGFGLLVQLHLEEKNSNSQLPKQAKTQLLDFFSQLNLPISIESICFRNITSNDLYKACEFTCNDDSDIHKLPFPVNEKDLLGAIQSLKSMPTGSKI, encoded by the coding sequence ATGTTAACAACTAAGCACAGCATTTCACCTTCAAATGTCATTAGAGGGGAGGGTGCATGGCTTAAATCATTAGATCTAATAGCTAAATTATGCAAAAAGCCTTTAATAATTGGCAGAAGTAGCTCTACCAAAAAAATAAGAACCTCATTCAAAAATGATCTTCTATTAAAAGGCCTTCAATCAATCTCTATCGATCTAGAGTATGATTGCTGTGAAATAGATATCCAAAATGCATATCTAATTTCAAAAAACAATCACTGTGATGGGATTATTGCTGCAGGAGGTGGGAAAGTACTTGATGCAGGGAAACTAATAGCCGATTTACTTGGCATTAATTGCATAACTGTTCCATTAAGTGCATCCACATGTGCTGGATGGACTGCTTTATCTAATATTTATACTCCCGATGGAAAGTTCGTAAAAGATGTAACTTTAAAAAGCTGCCCAAACTTATTGATCTTTGATCATAAAATTGTTAGAGCCGCCCCACCAAGAACACTTGCCAGCGGGATGGCAGATGCTGTCGCGAAATGGTACGAGTCATCCCTAACAAGTAGTTCAAGTCAAGATGGTTTTGTTCAGCAAGCAGTTCAGATGGCTAGGGTTTTACGCGATCAATTATTTTTAAACGGTCACAAAGCTTTCTTAGATCCATTAAGCAATTCTTGGGAAACTGTTGCAGAAGGATGTGCTTTAACTGCTGGGATAATAGGAGGGCTTGGTGGCTCTAGATGCAGAACAGCAGCAGCGCATCCTATACACAATGGATTAACGCAACTTACATACACAAACAAACCACTTCATGGAGAACTTGTTGGATTTGGCTTGCTCGTACAATTACATCTAGAAGAAAAAAATTCAAACAGCCAATTACCAAAACAAGCTAAGACACAACTTTTAGATTTCTTCTCGCAACTAAATCTTCCTATTTCAATTGAGTCTATTTGTTTTAGAAATATTACCTCGAATGATTTATATAAAGCATGTGAATTTACCTGTAATGATGACTCTGATATTCATAAATTACCTTTCCCAGTAAATGAAAAAGACCTTTTAGGGGCTATTCAAAGTTTAAAATCCATGCCAACAGGCTCCAAAATATAA
- a CDS encoding phosphatidate cytidylyltransferase: protein MFLAVSKKRLLSGLIVGAFGFLIVSLGDWWFSVAISLIVHLALLEFFRMAEFTGIRPATKTTLLACQILLFFTQLSSKGYISIEISDAILPLSGAAICGWLLLQPVTGSIADVAASIFGLFYLGFLPSHWIKLRNLLETDLTNNFNLIPTDWSSSITFGMLITFSTCFMIVGFDIGSYFVGKKFGNHSLSPISPSKTIEGVIGGLLFSIFIGACFGYLLRWEFGILIGIFIGVLVALFSLVGDLTESMLKRNAGLKDSGDFLPGHGGILDRIDSYLFTPAIVFYIVLLLSPLIIS from the coding sequence ATGTTTTTAGCTGTTTCGAAAAAGAGATTATTAAGTGGACTTATCGTTGGAGCTTTTGGTTTTTTAATAGTTTCTCTTGGAGATTGGTGGTTTTCTGTTGCAATAAGTTTAATTGTTCATTTGGCTCTTCTAGAGTTCTTTCGGATGGCAGAATTTACTGGGATAAGACCAGCTACTAAGACAACATTGTTAGCATGTCAAATATTACTTTTCTTCACTCAATTATCTTCTAAAGGATATATATCTATTGAAATATCAGATGCTATTTTGCCATTATCTGGTGCCGCTATTTGTGGTTGGTTATTACTCCAACCTGTTACTGGTTCCATTGCTGATGTAGCAGCATCAATATTCGGATTATTTTATTTAGGTTTCTTGCCAAGTCATTGGATTAAGTTAAGAAATCTTTTAGAGACTGATTTAACAAATAATTTTAACTTGATTCCCACTGATTGGTCATCATCTATTACTTTTGGGATGCTAATAACTTTTTCTACATGTTTTATGATAGTTGGATTTGATATAGGCTCTTATTTTGTTGGTAAGAAGTTTGGTAATCACTCATTATCACCAATTTCACCTTCTAAAACTATTGAGGGAGTTATTGGTGGATTATTATTCTCAATATTTATAGGAGCCTGTTTCGGCTATCTACTTAGATGGGAATTTGGAATATTAATAGGAATTTTTATTGGTGTTTTAGTAGCCTTATTTTCTCTAGTTGGAGACCTTACAGAATCAATGTTGAAGAGGAATGCAGGCTTAAAAGATTCAGGTGATTTTTTACCTGGTCATGGAGGCATTCTCGATAGAATAGATAGTTATTTATTTACTCCAGCCATTGTATTTTATATAGTGTTATTACTATCACCATTAATTATATCCTGA
- a CDS encoding alpha/beta fold hydrolase, translating to MNQEVKKNIDASNATKAYINEIRNKIIDNQARKLFEDLKWIELENISSNKSDLFPTVLTGKGKKIILIHGFDSCFLEYRRLIPILKKKNKLIIPDLYGFGFCPRSSGNKYGFKYIMKHLNSILNYFSNNQPIGVIGASMGGALALELARQNPKRINKLLLLSPAGLAGKNPKIPWPLNHLGAFFLSRPFVRRGLCKQAFADPTNSVGPAEEQIASIHLKVPGWQSSLADFAADGGVSGCGLPKPTQALKIILGKYDRIIPNNEKEETFRNYHSNIEIALNSGHLPHLEEPKLVADAWAKF from the coding sequence TTGAATCAAGAAGTAAAGAAAAATATAGATGCATCAAATGCCACAAAGGCATATATAAATGAAATACGAAATAAAATTATAGACAATCAAGCTAGAAAACTTTTTGAAGATTTAAAATGGATAGAATTAGAGAATATTTCATCAAATAAATCTGATTTATTTCCAACAGTTTTAACAGGTAAAGGAAAGAAAATCATTCTTATTCATGGCTTTGATAGCTGCTTTCTTGAATATAGACGTCTAATACCTATTCTAAAAAAGAAAAATAAATTAATCATTCCAGATCTATATGGATTTGGTTTTTGCCCTAGATCTAGTGGTAACAAGTATGGGTTTAAATATATAATGAAACACTTGAATTCTATTTTAAATTATTTTTCAAATAATCAACCTATAGGAGTAATAGGTGCCTCAATGGGAGGAGCTTTAGCTCTAGAACTAGCGAGACAAAACCCAAAGAGGATCAATAAATTACTACTTTTATCACCAGCAGGCTTAGCAGGCAAAAACCCAAAGATCCCATGGCCATTGAATCATTTGGGGGCCTTTTTCCTTAGTCGACCTTTTGTCCGAAGAGGATTGTGTAAACAGGCATTCGCTGATCCAACAAATAGTGTTGGTCCTGCAGAAGAACAAATCGCCTCAATACATTTAAAAGTTCCTGGTTGGCAATCATCACTAGCAGACTTCGCCGCAGATGGTGGAGTATCTGGCTGTGGACTCCCAAAACCAACTCAAGCACTAAAAATAATTTTAGGTAAATATGACAGAATCATTCCTAACAACGAAAAGGAAGAAACCTTCAGGAATTATCATTCAAACATAGAAATAGCCTTAAATTCAGGACATCTTCCACACTTGGAAGAACCAAAATTAGTTGCGGATGCTTGGGCAAAATTTTAG
- a CDS encoding ATP-dependent Clp protease ATP-binding subunit produces the protein MFERFTEKAIKVIMLAQEEARRLGHNFVGTEQILLGLIGEGTGVAAKVLKSMGVNLKDSRVEVEKIIGRGSGFVAVEIPFTPRAKRVLELSLEEARQLGHNYIGTEHLLLGLIREGEGVAARVLENLGVDLTKVRTQVVRMLGETAEVTTGSGSSKGSTKTVTLDEFGTNLTQLASESKLDPVVGRHSEIDRVIQILGRRTKNNPVLIGEPGVGKTAIAEGLAQRIQQGNIPDILEEKRVLTLDIGLLVAGTKYRGEFEERLKKIMEEIKSAGNVILVIDEVHTLIGAGAAEGAIDAANILKPALARGELQCIGATTLDEYRKHIERDAALERRFQPVMIGEPSIKDTIEILKGLRERYEQHHRLKITDEALDAAANLGDRYISDRFLPDKAIDLIDEAGSRVRLLNSKLPPEAKEVDKELRKIQKSKEEAVRDQNFTQAGELREKEVELRDKIRNLLQNIRQKPSSNENPDTNNIPQDNNDASEQTITQSEDLKVSQPVVNEEDIAHIVASWTGVPVQKLTESESVKLLNMEETLHQRLIGQDEAVKAVSKAIRRARVGLKNPNRPIASFIFSGPTGVGKTELTKALAAYFFGSEEAMIRLDMSEFMERHTVSKLIGSPPGYVGFNEGGQLTEAVRRRPYTVVLFDEIEKAHPDVFNLLLQLLEEGRLTDSKGRTVDFKNTLIIMTSNIGSKVIEKGGGGLGFEFSGENLEDSQYNRIKSLVNEELKQYFRPEFLNRLDEIIVFRQLSRDEVKDIAEIMLKEVFLRIKEKGISLTVSEDFKERLVEEGYNPSYGARPLRRAVMRLLEDSLAEEVLSGRIKDGDKAEVDIDESKKVIVKHLGKNGSKPELASAAV, from the coding sequence ATGTTTGAGAGGTTTACAGAAAAGGCTATAAAAGTTATTATGCTTGCCCAAGAAGAAGCAAGACGCCTTGGGCATAATTTTGTCGGAACAGAACAAATCCTTCTCGGGTTGATAGGTGAAGGTACTGGTGTAGCAGCTAAAGTTCTCAAATCAATGGGGGTCAACCTAAAAGATTCAAGGGTAGAAGTTGAAAAGATAATAGGAAGAGGCTCAGGATTTGTTGCAGTAGAAATTCCCTTCACACCAAGAGCAAAAAGAGTACTTGAACTTTCATTAGAAGAAGCTCGTCAACTAGGGCATAACTATATAGGTACCGAACATCTATTACTTGGTCTCATAAGAGAAGGAGAAGGAGTAGCTGCAAGAGTTCTTGAAAATCTTGGTGTTGATTTAACAAAAGTCAGGACTCAAGTTGTCAGAATGCTTGGTGAAACCGCAGAAGTTACGACAGGATCAGGCTCGTCAAAAGGATCAACGAAAACGGTAACACTTGACGAATTTGGAACAAACCTTACTCAGCTAGCTAGTGAATCAAAGCTTGACCCAGTAGTGGGAAGACATTCAGAGATTGATCGTGTAATTCAAATACTTGGAAGAAGAACCAAAAATAATCCTGTTTTAATAGGAGAACCAGGAGTAGGTAAAACAGCTATAGCTGAAGGACTTGCACAGAGAATTCAACAAGGAAATATTCCTGACATTCTTGAAGAAAAAAGAGTATTGACCCTTGATATTGGTCTACTTGTAGCGGGTACAAAATATAGAGGCGAATTTGAAGAAAGATTAAAGAAAATAATGGAAGAAATTAAATCGGCTGGCAACGTAATTCTTGTTATTGATGAAGTTCATACATTGATAGGAGCAGGTGCTGCTGAAGGAGCAATTGACGCTGCAAACATATTAAAACCTGCTCTAGCGAGGGGAGAACTTCAATGTATTGGAGCTACAACTCTTGATGAGTATCGAAAGCATATTGAAAGAGATGCTGCATTAGAGCGAAGATTCCAACCTGTAATGATTGGAGAACCTTCAATTAAAGACACAATCGAAATACTTAAAGGTTTAAGAGAGAGATATGAGCAACATCACAGACTGAAGATTACGGATGAAGCTCTCGATGCTGCTGCTAATCTTGGTGATAGGTATATTTCTGATCGTTTTTTACCTGATAAAGCTATAGACCTCATAGACGAAGCAGGAAGCCGAGTCAGATTACTCAACTCCAAATTGCCTCCTGAAGCTAAAGAAGTTGATAAAGAATTAAGAAAAATACAAAAAAGTAAAGAAGAAGCAGTCAGAGATCAAAATTTCACCCAAGCAGGAGAGCTAAGAGAAAAAGAAGTTGAACTTAGAGATAAAATAAGAAATCTATTGCAGAATATAAGACAAAAACCCTCATCAAATGAGAATCCCGATACTAATAATATTCCACAGGATAATAATGATGCATCCGAGCAAACTATTACTCAGTCTGAAGACTTAAAGGTTTCTCAACCAGTAGTTAATGAAGAAGACATTGCTCATATTGTTGCTTCATGGACTGGTGTTCCTGTTCAGAAATTAACTGAGAGTGAATCAGTCAAACTTCTAAATATGGAAGAAACATTACATCAAAGACTGATAGGTCAGGACGAAGCTGTAAAAGCTGTTTCAAAAGCAATCAGGAGAGCAAGAGTGGGCCTCAAGAACCCAAACAGACCTATTGCCAGCTTCATTTTTTCTGGTCCAACGGGAGTGGGGAAAACTGAATTAACAAAGGCTTTAGCAGCGTATTTCTTTGGTAGTGAAGAAGCAATGATACGTCTAGATATGTCTGAATTCATGGAAAGACATACTGTTAGTAAATTAATAGGATCTCCTCCTGGTTACGTAGGTTTTAATGAAGGTGGACAATTAACAGAAGCTGTAAGAAGAAGACCTTATACAGTAGTTTTGTTCGATGAGATAGAAAAAGCTCATCCAGATGTGTTCAATCTTCTTCTTCAATTACTGGAGGAGGGGAGATTAACAGATTCAAAAGGAAGAACTGTTGATTTCAAAAATACTTTAATAATAATGACTTCTAATATTGGATCTAAAGTTATAGAGAAAGGTGGCGGCGGATTGGGATTTGAATTTTCTGGTGAAAACTTAGAAGATTCTCAATATAATCGAATTAAATCACTGGTAAATGAAGAATTAAAGCAATATTTCCGCCCTGAATTCCTCAATAGATTAGATGAAATAATTGTATTCAGACAGCTTTCCAGAGACGAAGTTAAAGACATCGCAGAAATAATGTTGAAAGAGGTATTCTTAAGGATAAAAGAGAAAGGTATATCTTTAACTGTTTCAGAGGATTTCAAAGAAAGATTAGTTGAAGAAGGATACAATCCTTCTTATGGTGCAAGACCTTTAAGAAGAGCAGTGATGAGGCTATTGGAAGATAGCCTTGCTGAAGAAGTGTTATCTGGGAGGATAAAAGACGGAGACAAAGCTGAGGTAGATATAGATGAAAGTAAAAAAGTAATTGTTAAGCATCTTGGGAAAAATGGTTCTAAACCAGAATTAGCAAGCGCCGCTGTTTAA
- a CDS encoding lysine decarboxylase — translation MGLLNLLSANRNENLFLPAHGRGNALPKNIKTLLRLRPGIWDLPELFEIGGPLISEGAIAESQKSSAYEVGVDRCWYGVNGATGLLQSSLLALARPGQAVLMPRNIHKSCIQACLFGGLTPLLFDVPYLTDRGHASVLERKWLQRVLKKAKEFEEDIAAVVLVNPTYQGYCADIESLIKEIHSHSLPVLVDEAHGAYLISQIRPDLPKSALSFGADLVVHSLHKSASSLVQSAVLWSQGDKVDPFKIERAIELLQTSSPSSLLLASCESSIKELIEPNGIKKLRSRIDEAEVLKDFLINKEVPLLENNDPLKIILHTSKFGLSGIEVDKSFMKKRIIGELAEPGTLTFCLGLSSHKRLGKRFVRIWNQILSSYCKQKPCFFKRPPFSIVSKPYKPCSDSWGSDFEKVNLKDSIGRISVEMVCPYPPGIPLLIPGEILDEARVDWLIEQKSFWPEQISDFVRVIS, via the coding sequence ATGGGGCTTTTAAACTTGCTTTCTGCTAATAGAAACGAAAATCTTTTTTTACCAGCACATGGAAGAGGAAATGCTCTACCAAAAAACATAAAAACCTTATTGAGGCTTAGACCAGGTATTTGGGACTTGCCTGAGCTTTTTGAGATAGGTGGCCCGTTGATTAGTGAAGGAGCAATAGCCGAAAGTCAAAAGTCTTCTGCCTATGAAGTGGGTGTTGATAGATGTTGGTATGGAGTTAATGGTGCGACAGGTCTACTCCAAAGTTCATTGCTTGCTCTAGCTCGTCCTGGTCAAGCTGTTCTCATGCCAAGAAATATTCATAAAAGCTGTATTCAAGCATGCCTTTTTGGAGGCTTAACACCATTACTTTTCGATGTCCCTTATCTCACTGATAGGGGCCATGCCTCTGTTCTTGAGAGGAAATGGCTACAGAGGGTTTTAAAAAAAGCAAAAGAATTTGAAGAGGATATAGCAGCGGTAGTTTTAGTTAACCCCACATATCAAGGATATTGTGCAGATATAGAATCTTTGATTAAAGAGATTCATTCTCATTCCTTGCCAGTTTTGGTTGATGAAGCTCATGGAGCTTACTTAATCAGTCAAATAAGACCAGATTTACCTAAGTCAGCTCTATCTTTTGGTGCAGATCTTGTTGTTCACTCTCTTCATAAATCTGCATCAAGTTTAGTTCAATCTGCGGTTTTATGGTCGCAAGGCGACAAGGTAGATCCATTTAAAATAGAGAGAGCTATTGAGTTACTTCAAACTTCAAGCCCAAGTTCTCTCTTGTTAGCTTCTTGTGAAAGTTCAATAAAGGAACTTATTGAACCTAATGGGATAAAGAAACTGAGATCGCGTATAGATGAAGCTGAGGTATTGAAAGATTTTTTGATTAACAAAGAAGTTCCTCTCCTTGAGAACAATGATCCACTAAAAATAATTCTCCACACGTCAAAATTTGGTTTAAGTGGTATTGAAGTTGATAAAAGCTTTATGAAAAAAAGAATAATTGGAGAGTTGGCTGAGCCAGGAACTCTAACTTTTTGTCTTGGCCTCTCATCTCACAAGAGATTAGGCAAAAGATTTGTAAGAATTTGGAATCAAATCCTTTCATCTTATTGTAAACAAAAACCTTGTTTTTTCAAAAGACCTCCTTTCAGTATCGTCTCTAAGCCATACAAGCCATGTTCTGATTCTTGGGGATCAGATTTTGAGAAGGTAAATCTAAAAGATTCTATTGGAAGAATTTCTGTTGAGATGGTCTGCCCTTATCCTCCTGGAATACCTTTATTGATTCCTGGTGAGATTTTGGACGAAGCTCGTGTTGATTGGTTGATAGAGCAAAAAAGCTTTTGGCCTGAACAAATTTCTGATTTTGTAAGAGTTATTTCTTGA
- a CDS encoding helix-turn-helix transcriptional regulator, translating into MALNIPFKKSSSVLSDSHDKTRVENEFYKAINLFKAQRMKVGISLETLAKETKISRNVLIAIENGWEKYLPEKTYLISMIKTLELKLNLEIGSLNGLSTKKGTTNTVSRFKFNFINIDFLNSWIGSLFYLIIMLLSILALNSQQKYLIKINSISTEPIIIEKNFIEDKNIINKQKEN; encoded by the coding sequence ATGGCATTAAACATTCCCTTTAAAAAATCCTCATCGGTTTTATCTGATTCTCATGATAAAACTCGCGTTGAAAATGAATTTTATAAGGCAATTAATTTATTTAAAGCTCAAAGAATGAAAGTTGGAATTTCATTAGAGACACTTGCAAAAGAGACCAAAATTTCAAGGAATGTATTAATAGCTATTGAAAATGGATGGGAAAAGTATTTACCAGAAAAAACCTATTTAATTTCAATGATCAAAACTCTTGAGCTTAAGCTCAATTTAGAAATAGGTAGTCTAAATGGTTTATCAACAAAAAAAGGCACTACTAATACTGTCTCTAGATTTAAATTTAATTTTATAAATATAGACTTTCTTAATAGCTGGATTGGAAGCCTATTTTATCTCATTATTATGCTATTATCAATATTAGCTCTTAATAGTCAGCAAAAATATCTTATAAAAATAAATAGTATTTCCACAGAACCCATTATTATAGAAAAGAATTTTATAGAGGATAAAAATATAATTAATAAGCAAAAAGAAAATTAA
- the rimI gene encoding ribosomal protein S18-alanine N-acetyltransferase — translation MNLTIIQLGIMHLNDCMDLDQKSLNGIWTKSQWELELTDPKRICLGVIEFETKKLLGLCSAWLVIDELQITFIAVDPRKQRKGLGKFLLSNLIKRSKSLQTNHIHLEVKDNNEPAKAFYKYMGFKMVGNRSNFYKDGRDALILKKETNIKS, via the coding sequence ATGAATCTCACAATAATTCAACTTGGGATAATGCATTTGAATGATTGCATGGATCTAGACCAAAAATCATTAAATGGTATTTGGACAAAATCTCAATGGGAACTAGAACTTACTGACCCTAAAAGGATTTGTCTAGGAGTAATAGAGTTCGAAACTAAAAAACTTTTAGGTTTATGTTCTGCTTGGTTAGTAATAGACGAATTACAAATAACTTTTATAGCTGTCGATCCCAGGAAGCAAAGAAAGGGACTAGGAAAATTTCTCTTGTCAAACTTAATCAAACGTTCAAAATCACTTCAAACAAATCATATACATTTAGAAGTTAAAGACAATAACGAGCCAGCTAAAGCTTTTTACAAATACATGGGCTTCAAAATGGTCGGTAATAGATCTAATTTTTATAAAGATGGAAGAGATGCTCTTATTTTGAAAAAAGAAACCAATATCAAATCATAA
- a CDS encoding pseudouridine synthase produces MSLNRLQKIISQSGLLSRRKAELLIKQGRVTLNGRQAIIGEKADPNSDHILVDGRDLPKKLNHKVFLLNKPYGVISSCQDNHGRKTILSFLPSHLRCGIYPVGRLDFDSRGAILLTNNGDLTLRLTHPKYSHTKTYLVWVSGQPKQLILDHWRRGILLDDKMTMPARIEVLDRVNQKTLLKVIIKEGRNRQIRKIATLLGHPVQDLQRISISNINLNGLQEGKWRELKTTEWISIIN; encoded by the coding sequence ATGTCACTTAATAGATTACAAAAGATAATATCTCAATCTGGTCTTTTATCAAGACGGAAGGCTGAATTACTAATAAAACAAGGCAGAGTAACATTAAATGGAAGGCAAGCTATTATTGGAGAGAAAGCAGATCCTAACTCTGACCATATTTTAGTCGACGGGAGAGATTTACCAAAGAAGCTAAACCATAAAGTTTTTCTACTAAACAAACCTTATGGGGTCATATCTAGCTGCCAAGATAATCATGGAAGAAAAACAATTTTAAGTTTTCTCCCATCACATTTACGTTGTGGGATTTATCCTGTTGGGAGGTTAGATTTTGATAGCAGAGGAGCCATTCTGCTTACCAATAATGGAGACTTAACTTTAAGGCTTACACATCCCAAATACTCCCACACAAAAACTTATCTGGTTTGGGTAAGTGGTCAGCCAAAACAATTAATATTAGATCATTGGAGAAGAGGCATTTTACTTGATGACAAAATGACAATGCCAGCAAGAATAGAAGTTTTGGATAGAGTTAATCAAAAGACTCTTCTTAAAGTGATTATAAAAGAGGGACGAAATCGACAAATTCGCAAAATAGCAACTCTTCTTGGACATCCAGTTCAAGATTTGCAAAGAATATCGATCTCAAATATAAATTTAAATGGCTTACAAGAAGGTAAGTGGCGAGAACTAAAGACAACGGAATGGATTTCAATTATTAATTAA
- a CDS encoding AarF/ABC1/UbiB kinase family protein, with product MKYDFKRDLTWLILRPWILVPRFIQIVGAISLLLARLIFQGSSNEDKTQKKLAKFLLKTLIDLGPCFIKVGQALSTRPDLIRKDWLEELTNLQDNLPSFSHEKALEIIENELGKPANELFEDFPSKPIASASLGQVYKAKLFSNYWVAVKVQRPNLIFNIRRDIVIIKILGVLSAPILPLNLGFGLGEIIDEFGRSLFDEIDYKKEANNAEKFSNLFHNNNSVTIPKVERHLSTIKVLTTSWIDGTKLKDRNELIQNHLNPSKLIRTGVISGIQQLLEFGYFHADPHPGNMFALEGHNGDLGNIAYVDFGMMDSISEVDRLTLTGAIVHLINNDFHSVAKDFQKLGFLSKDEDLKPLVPVLKEVLGSAIGKDVASFNFKEITNKFSELMFDYPFRVPARFALIIRAVISQEGLAIRLDPDFKIIDLAYPYVAKRLLTSDTNEMINILLDVIFDQNGHLRVERIENLFDVLVQDSSTPAKELIPVAGAGLKLLTSSRGSLIRKNLLMSIIKDERIDTKDMKQLIKLVRKTFNPLRMASGLRKQNKTQVA from the coding sequence ATGAAATACGATTTCAAAAGAGATTTAACCTGGTTGATTTTAAGGCCATGGATATTGGTCCCTAGATTTATTCAGATAGTTGGTGCAATATCACTTCTACTAGCAAGACTCATATTTCAAGGTTCAAGCAATGAAGACAAAACTCAAAAGAAACTAGCTAAATTTCTACTTAAAACACTTATTGATCTTGGCCCCTGTTTTATAAAAGTAGGGCAAGCACTTTCAACTAGGCCAGATCTAATAAGAAAAGATTGGCTGGAAGAATTAACAAACCTACAAGATAATTTACCCTCATTTTCTCATGAAAAAGCACTTGAGATTATTGAAAATGAGCTAGGGAAACCAGCAAATGAACTTTTTGAAGACTTCCCATCTAAACCAATAGCCTCAGCTAGTCTTGGTCAGGTTTATAAAGCAAAATTATTTAGTAATTATTGGGTAGCAGTAAAAGTTCAGAGGCCTAATCTGATTTTCAACATTAGAAGAGATATAGTAATTATAAAAATACTTGGTGTCCTCAGTGCGCCCATACTTCCATTAAATCTTGGGTTCGGATTAGGTGAAATAATAGATGAGTTTGGAAGAAGTTTATTTGACGAAATTGATTATAAAAAAGAAGCGAATAATGCTGAAAAATTTTCAAACCTCTTCCACAACAATAATTCAGTAACTATACCAAAAGTAGAAAGACATTTATCAACTATAAAAGTACTAACCACAAGCTGGATTGATGGCACAAAACTAAAAGATAGAAATGAATTAATTCAAAATCATTTAAATCCATCAAAACTTATAAGAACTGGTGTTATCAGCGGCATACAGCAATTATTGGAATTTGGATATTTTCATGCAGATCCTCATCCAGGAAATATGTTTGCTTTGGAAGGTCATAATGGTGACTTAGGAAACATAGCCTATGTAGATTTCGGAATGATGGACTCAATTTCAGAGGTAGATAGATTAACTCTTACTGGTGCAATTGTTCACCTAATAAACAATGATTTTCATTCTGTTGCAAAAGATTTTCAAAAGCTAGGTTTTCTAAGTAAAGATGAAGACCTTAAGCCTCTGGTACCTGTATTAAAAGAAGTGCTTGGGAGTGCAATTGGTAAAGATGTTGCATCTTTTAATTTCAAAGAGATTACCAACAAATTCTCTGAATTAATGTTTGATTATCCCTTTAGAGTCCCCGCAAGATTTGCATTAATCATTAGAGCAGTAATCAGCCAAGAAGGACTTGCTATTCGATTAGATCCTGATTTTAAAATTATAGATTTGGCATATCCATACGTAGCTAAAAGATTATTAACTTCAGATACTAATGAGATGATAAACATACTATTAGACGTCATATTTGATCAGAATGGACACTTAAGAGTTGAGCGAATAGAAAATCTATTTGACGTACTAGTCCAAGACTCGAGCACACCAGCTAAAGAGCTAATACCAGTAGCAGGAGCAGGTTTAAAGCTTCTAACCAGCTCTAGAGGCTCATTAATAAGGAAAAATTTATTAATGAGTATTATTAAAGACGAAAGGATTGATACTAAAGATATGAAACAATTAATTAAACTAGTACGGAAAACCTTCAATCCTTTAAGAATGGCTTCAGGTCTTAGAAAACAAAACAAGACACAAGTTGCGTAG